The genomic segment GGAAGAGGCAATGAATCACCCTGGTCCTGCAGTTGTGGAGTTTGTCGTTCGCAAAGAAGAAAATGTATACCCGATGGTCGCACAAGGTAGCACGATCGACGAAATGATCATGGGGGATGCGGAATGAAGAAACATACAATCGCAGTAATCGTTAACGACCAGCCTGGCGTTTTGCAGCGTGTGTCCGGTTTGTTCGGCCGCCGCGGCTTCAATATTGAGAGCATCACAGTGGGGACGAGCGAAGAGGTTGGCCTGTCCCGCATGGTCATCGTCACAACAGGCGATGAGCAGACGCTTGAGCAGATTACGAAGCAGCTTTATAAGCTTATTGATGTAATCAAAGTCATTCATCTTAGCTCGAACCCGATTGTTGCCCGCGAGCTGGCGCTTATTAAAGTAAGCGCCGAGCCAGCGGTGCGTCCGGAAATTTTCGGCGTAGTCGAAACATTCCGCGCAGCAGTTGTGGACATTGGCACTCATTCCGTTATGGTACAAGTTGTTGGCGATACCGAGAAAATCGACGCAATGGTTGAATTGCTGGCGCCCTACGGTATTCGCGAGCTGTCCCGTACCGGGGTAACGGCGCTGAACCGCGGCAACAGCCGCTAACGTTCGATCGCAAGCTTTTTTTTGAATTCTAAGAAAGTATAAGTTTCATCCTTATATCCGCTTAGAATTCTAGGGCAAAGCTCTTCGCTCGTCCCAAGAGGACGACGAAATCGTTTTTGCTTGAAATATAGGAAAGGATATGATTTCGTCATCCTTTCTCTATATTTCTCGGACTGAAACGCGCCGCGCCACCAAAGGACGGCGACAGCCGTCTCACCTTGAAAATATGGATTTACCCCGCTTTGAGCGGGAGTTTAAGCGGAGAACCGCGGCTATTCGCGTCATTCTCTACTTAAACACCCGTTCAAAAGGGTCAAAATAAAGGAGGCAATTATTCACATGGCAGTTACATTGTATTATGAAAAAGACGCTGATCAAAGCGTACTTCAAGGTAAAACGATCGCAGTAATCGGTTACGGAAGCCAAGGCCACGCACAAGCGCAAAACCTTCGCGACAGCGGACTTAAAGTTATCATCGGTCTTCGTCCGGGCAAATCCGCAGACGCAGCAAAAAAAGACGGTTTCGAAGTATTGACCGTTGCAGAAGCAACTAAAGTAGCAGACGTTGTTCAAATTCTGCTGCCTGACGAAACTCAAGCACAAGTATACAATGAGGAAATCGCACCGAACCTGAAAAAAGGCGCGGCCCTGATGTTCTCCCACGGCTTCAACATTCACTTTGGCCAAATCAAGCCAAGCAAAGATACAGATGTATTCCTGGTTGCTCCTAAATCGCCAGGCCACATGGTTCGCCGTACGTATGAAGAAGGCTTTGGCGTACCGGGCTTGATCGCAATCGAGCAAGATGCTTCCGGCAACGCAAAAGCAATCGGTCTTGCTTATGCTAAAGGTATCGGCTGTACTCGTGCAGGCGTTATCGAAACAACTTTCAAAGAAGAAACAGAAACCGATCTTTTCGGTGAGCAAGCTGTTCTTTGCGGCGGCGCTTCCGCGCTTGTACAAGCTGGTTTTGAAACGCTTGTTGAAGCTGGCTACGCTCCAGAAATGGCTTACTTCGAGTGCTTGCACGAGCTGAAGCTGATCGTTGACATGATGTACGAAGGCGGCATCTCCTCGATGCGCGATTCCATCTCCAACACAGCTGAATACGGCGACTATGTAACGGGTCCTCGCATTGTAACAGCTGAAACGAAAAAAGAAATGAAGCGCGTATTGGAAGATATCCAATCCGGCCGTTTCGCTCGCGATTTCATCCTGGAAAACAAATCAGGACAAGCAATGATGAACGCTACTCGCCGCAACGAGGCAGCTCATCCAATCGAGCAAACAGGCAAACAGCTTCGTGAGCTTATGCACTGGATCAAGAAGTAATAATTTTTAACTAGGGCGTATCTTCAAATAGGTGTTTAACCTTGCGGAGATGCGCCCCTATAGCATGAAGCGATGAAGAAATAATCCCGGTTCACCGGCGGATGAGCTGCGCGCAGGCGCAGTCTTAGAGCTGTCCGTGCGTACCGGGATCATTCTGTTCCCGGAGGTGCAAGGAAATGCGTAAAATTTATATTTTTGACACAACATTGCGTGATGGGGAGCAGTCTCCAGGCGTCAACCTGAACACGAAGGAAAAGGTGGAAATCGCCCTCCAACTGGAAAAGCTGGGTGTTGATCGGATTGAAGCTGGTTTTCCTGCGGCATCTCCCGGTGATTTGGCAGCGGTTAATGCGGTAGCGACAGCTATCAAAAATGCAACGATTATCGGCCTGTCGCGCTCGCGCGAGCAGGATATTGACGCGGTGCGTGAAGCGCTTAAAGGCGCGCAGGACCCGTGCATCCATCTATTCCTGGCGACAAGCCCGATTCACCGCAAGCACAAGCTGCGGATGGAGAAGGAGCAAGTGCTGGAAACAGCAGAGCGCGCTATTCGTTATGCGAAGAAATATTTTGATAAAGTCGAATTCTCGCCTGAAGATGCTGGGCGCACAGAGCTTGATTTCCTTTGCGAAGTAACGGATATGGCGATTCGCGCGGGAGCGACAGTCGTTAATATTCCGGATACCGTCGGTTATTTGAATCCGCAGGAATTCGGCAACATCTTCAAAACGCTGAAGCAAAACGTTCCGAACATCGAAACGATCCAGCTCAGCGCGCATTGCCATGATGATCTGGGCATGGCAACAGCCAATGCGCTGTCTGCTATACTTAACGGCGCAGATCAAGTAGAGGGTACGATTAACGGTATCGGCGAACGCGCCGGAAACACGGCAATCGAGGAAATTGCCCTTGCGCTTGCGACGCGTTCCGATTATTTCGGCGCGACGACGACGCTGAACCTGAAAGAAATTGCCAAGACGAGCCGCCTGGTCAGCAAGCTGACGGGGATGGTAGTGCCAGGCAATAAAGCGATTGTGGGCGCCAACGCCTTCGCGCATGAGTCCGGCATTCATCAGGACGGCATGCTCAAGGAAAAAACGACGTATGAAAT from the Paenibacillus sp. BIHB 4019 genome contains:
- the ilvN gene encoding acetolactate synthase small subunit encodes the protein MKKHTIAVIVNDQPGVLQRVSGLFGRRGFNIESITVGTSEEVGLSRMVIVTTGDEQTLEQITKQLYKLIDVIKVIHLSSNPIVARELALIKVSAEPAVRPEIFGVVETFRAAVVDIGTHSVMVQVVGDTEKIDAMVELLAPYGIRELSRTGVTALNRGNSR
- a CDS encoding 2-isopropylmalate synthase, with translation MRKIYIFDTTLRDGEQSPGVNLNTKEKVEIALQLEKLGVDRIEAGFPAASPGDLAAVNAVATAIKNATIIGLSRSREQDIDAVREALKGAQDPCIHLFLATSPIHRKHKLRMEKEQVLETAERAIRYAKKYFDKVEFSPEDAGRTELDFLCEVTDMAIRAGATVVNIPDTVGYLNPQEFGNIFKTLKQNVPNIETIQLSAHCHDDLGMATANALSAILNGADQVEGTINGIGERAGNTAIEEIALALATRSDYFGATTTLNLKEIAKTSRLVSKLTGMVVPGNKAIVGANAFAHESGIHQDGMLKEKTTYEIISPDTIGLKESSLVLGKHSGRHAFREKLIDMGYELDEEAVNVAFAKFKNLADRKKNVTDEDIRAFLEEKLVDTPEVFTLETIQVSYGNQSTPSASVIIRQADGSVSEGTAEGNGSVDAIYNAIDKVTSEAVELEDYSIKSVSQGKDALGEVHVVLNQNEVSAQGRGLSTDILEASARAYIDALNRLIEKRKSPGRRDKMSLI
- the ilvC gene encoding ketol-acid reductoisomerase — protein: MAVTLYYEKDADQSVLQGKTIAVIGYGSQGHAQAQNLRDSGLKVIIGLRPGKSADAAKKDGFEVLTVAEATKVADVVQILLPDETQAQVYNEEIAPNLKKGAALMFSHGFNIHFGQIKPSKDTDVFLVAPKSPGHMVRRTYEEGFGVPGLIAIEQDASGNAKAIGLAYAKGIGCTRAGVIETTFKEETETDLFGEQAVLCGGASALVQAGFETLVEAGYAPEMAYFECLHELKLIVDMMYEGGISSMRDSISNTAEYGDYVTGPRIVTAETKKEMKRVLEDIQSGRFARDFILENKSGQAMMNATRRNEAAHPIEQTGKQLRELMHWIKK